The Buchnera aphidicola (Muscaphis stroyani) DNA window AATTTATTCCGATATAAAAACTGCATTACTTTTTATTTCTAAGATACAACTTCAATCTCTACGCGACGATCAGGAGCCAAGCAACTTATTAATAAAGAACGATTTTTAATATCTTTACATACTTGATTTGTTAAAGAATTTATATCTCCCATTCCTTGAATTTTAATTATATCTCTAGAAAATCCTCTAGAAATTAAATAGTTTTTAACAGCATAAGCGCGATCTTCAGATAATTTTTGATTATAGTCTCTATTGCCTATTTTATCAGAATATCCTGAAAGAATAATAGAAACATTTGTTAATTTTTTATCACTTATTTCGTCATTTAATACTTCTAATTTATCGTAAGCAATTGGTTTTATCTCTGCGCTGTTAAAGGGAAAATTAATATTTTCTCTGAGTTCAATATTTTTTGAATTTGTAAATTCAGAATTGCATAATGATGGAATTACTGCATGATTATTATGAGATTGACCGAATTTCCATCCAAAAGAAAGTACTGTATCTCCTAAAGAAGGATGCATTGATAAACTCGCAATATTCTGTATAGTGCTTTTCCATGTATAATCTATTCTAGCAAAAAATTGTTCCTTAAAAATATATTCAGCTCCCAAAGTAAAAGTTGGAAGTAACTTACTTTTTTTACTAATCAAATTTTTTAAACCTTTTTCCTCTAAAAGATCATCCCAAAGAATTGTTCCACCTAATCGGCTATAGAGATGAAAATTATTTGTTATAGGATATGATAATTTTGTTGCAATCTGAAAATTGTTGTCTTTAAGAGATTCTTGATCTTTTAGAAGTGTTTCATGTCGAAGCATTAAATACGAGAAAAAACCACTGGTATCATTTTCAGCTTCAAAAGAAAAATATGGATTAATATCATACCCCAAAAACACACTAAAAGTAGGAGAATAGAAATTATTTTTACTATTTTCAGATTTATTTAACGATTTAGAATCAGATTTATAGTTAAAAACATTTAAATTAGACCATCCCAGTTTTGTTCCTACATACCATCCATTTTGTTCTTTTGCCTGAACGGAAACAACTAAGCTAGCTAGAAATAATACTATGATAGCAGCTTGTTTTTTCATTTGACACTCCATTATTCTTAAAATGTATTATGATTAGTATAAATATGAATAAACTACTATTATTTACATAAAGAATCATATTTAATGTTGAGAGCACTTATCAATATTACCAATAAAATATATGCATTTTCTTTACTAGTTAAATAAAATCAAATAAATGCATCATATATGAAATACTTCATTAATAACATTGATAATTTTTAATTATTGATGCAATTTATATTATATTACTTTATCTTTAAAGATAGACAAGAAAAATTTAATAAACGAATACCTAAAAAATATAATGAGATTAAATATGAAGCTCCAGAAATAAATAAAACAAATAACAAACGAACCAATTTATAAAAAAAAGAACCTACTTCCCAAGAAGGCATAAAATTTAAAGTAAAGAACAAAAAGAAAATCATCGTCAATATCGAAAAAATTAAACGCACAAAAAAAATTAAATCTTTATATTTAAAACAAATTAATTTTTTTTGATTTAATTTCCAAAAAAGAAAAAAAAAGTTCATCCATCCACTAATGCTTATAGAAAGCGCAAGACCTACTTGTTGAAAATAAAAAATTAAAATTGGGTTCATTGCCTGTGTTAAAAATAAAGTGAATATTGAAATATTTACAGGAATTTTAATTTCTTCAAAAGAATAGAACGCAGAAGACAAAATTTTTATTAAAATAAAAGATACTAAACCAAATGAATATGCTTCTAATATCTTATGTATCATTAAAACATCAAAATCTGTGAATTTACCATGCTTGAAAAGGACAATAACTAATGGTTTTGAAAGAAAAAAAAGAATAACAGAACTAGGTAACGAAAATATTAATCCAATTTTTAATCCTGAGTTCAAAAGAGATTTAAATTCAGATTTATTAATATAATAACTTTTAGAAAAAAATGAAAATAAAACAGTACTTAATGAAACTCCTAAAATTCCAATAGGAAACTCAATTAATCTATCAGCATAGTACATCCAAGACACAGAACCAAAATTAAGTAATGAAATAAAAATATTATTAAAAATCAAAGAAATCTGATTAGCTGAAGATCCTAAAATAGAAGGCACTATTTTTTTTAAAACTCTTAAAAGACCAATATTTTTAAAATTAATTTTTGGTATAACTAACATATTTATTTTATATAAATACAAACATTGATAAAAAAGTTGAAAACATCCACCTATAGTGACTGACCATGCTAATGAAATAATACGAGGACTATAATAAGAACTAAAAAAAATAGAAAAAATGATAATGCTAATATTTAAAAGACAAGGAGAAAACGCAGGAATGGAAAAATATCCCCAACTATTTAAAATAGATGAAAAAAATGAAGAAAGAGAAACAAAAAAAATATATGGAAACATAATTTGTAGTAAATGTACTGACACCTTTAAAAGATCTGGTGATTTTGCAAAACCAGGAGCACTAATTAAAATTAAATAACGAGACCATACTATTCCTAATACTGTAATTATTATTAATATCAAAATCATCAAACTTAAAACTGAAGAAATAAAATTTTTTATGCATTTTCCGTTTTTTTGAGTCTTATATTTCATTAAAACAGGTACAAAAGATTGACAAAAAACTCCTTCTGAAAAAATACAACGTAAAAAATTAGAAATTTTAAAAGCAATAAAAAAAGCATCAGTAAACATAGAAGTACCAAATGTATTAGCAATTAAAACATCACGAAAAAAACCTAAT harbors:
- the murJ gene encoding murein biosynthesis integral membrane protein MurJ, which translates into the protein MNLLKSLISVSIMTLISRVLGFFRDVLIANTFGTSMFTDAFFIAFKISNFLRCIFSEGVFCQSFVPVLMKYKTQKNGKCIKNFISSVLSLMILILIIITVLGIVWSRYLILISAPGFAKSPDLLKVSVHLLQIMFPYIFFVSLSSFFSSILNSWGYFSIPAFSPCLLNISIIIFSIFFSSYYSPRIISLAWSVTIGGCFQLFYQCLYLYKINMLVIPKINFKNIGLLRVLKKIVPSILGSSANQISLIFNNIFISLLNFGSVSWMYYADRLIEFPIGILGVSLSTVLFSFFSKSYYINKSEFKSLLNSGLKIGLIFSLPSSVILFFLSKPLVIVLFKHGKFTDFDVLMIHKILEAYSFGLVSFILIKILSSAFYSFEEIKIPVNISIFTLFLTQAMNPILIFYFQQVGLALSISISGWMNFFFLFWKLNQKKLICFKYKDLIFFVRLIFSILTMIFFLFFTLNFMPSWEVGSFFYKLVRLLFVLFISGASYLISLYFLGIRLLNFSCLSLKIK
- a CDS encoding OmpA family protein produces the protein MKKQAAIIVLFLASLVVSVQAKEQNGWYVGTKLGWSNLNVFNYKSDSKSLNKSENSKNNFYSPTFSVFLGYDINPYFSFEAENDTSGFFSYLMLRHETLLKDQESLKDNNFQIATKLSYPITNNFHLYSRLGGTILWDDLLEEKGLKNLISKKSKLLPTFTLGAEYIFKEQFFARIDYTWKSTIQNIASLSMHPSLGDTVLSFGWKFGQSHNNHAVIPSLCNSEFTNSKNIELRENINFPFNSAEIKPIAYDKLEVLNDEISDKKLTNVSIILSGYSDKIGNRDYNQKLSEDRAYAVKNYLISRGFSRDIIKIQGMGDINSLTNQVCKDIKNRSLLISCLAPDRRVEIEVVS